The following proteins are co-located in the Microvirga ossetica genome:
- a CDS encoding GNAT family N-acetyltransferase: MAEEPEWIAKLNRHLKIEIFRSHEQLRSVWTAFQDEACCTAFQTYNWMGPLLDKVGSALSAAPAIVLVSSKSGTPLMLVPMAERQHGAMRILEFIDFGLCDYNAPIIRRDFAAELAGQDFSNVWRRILARLDRVDVVHLQKMPSVIGEAPNPFTQLTCQDDLVAFNCPIGSDFADYMKTRSSNMNRELRRSRRKLEAIAPVELRVASDPETADALMRSILAHKSAWCRASGVPDLLGQPAYTDFYRTIVQQEVNGVAHTGALMVGDRMIAGIFGLVWRGRFYGLIQCSDFENYRAYSPGSLLLAEVIRWSCENGVSLFDFSIGSESYKGRWADEEQQLYQHGQAFSVMGKLVDMRRRALAGFKSRAHPQLVEALRTLRNKTGASAQSW, encoded by the coding sequence GTGGCTGAAGAACCGGAATGGATCGCTAAGTTGAACAGGCATCTTAAGATTGAAATCTTTCGATCACACGAGCAACTGCGCAGCGTGTGGACGGCATTTCAGGATGAGGCCTGCTGCACGGCCTTCCAAACCTATAACTGGATGGGCCCGCTTCTGGACAAGGTCGGGAGCGCGTTATCCGCTGCCCCGGCAATCGTTCTGGTCAGCAGCAAAAGCGGGACGCCGCTGATGCTGGTTCCCATGGCCGAGCGTCAGCATGGAGCGATGCGGATTCTGGAATTCATCGACTTCGGCCTCTGCGATTACAACGCGCCGATCATTCGTCGGGATTTCGCGGCGGAGCTTGCTGGACAGGACTTTTCCAATGTCTGGCGACGAATTCTCGCGCGCCTCGATCGCGTCGATGTCGTGCACCTGCAGAAGATGCCATCCGTCATTGGAGAAGCACCAAATCCTTTCACGCAATTGACTTGTCAGGACGACCTGGTCGCCTTCAACTGTCCTATCGGCTCCGACTTCGCGGATTACATGAAGACGCGGAGCAGCAACATGAATCGCGAATTGCGGCGCTCTCGCCGGAAACTGGAAGCAATCGCGCCGGTCGAACTGAGGGTGGCATCCGATCCGGAGACCGCCGACGCTTTGATGAGATCCATCCTCGCGCACAAATCTGCCTGGTGTCGTGCAAGCGGTGTCCCTGATCTGCTCGGTCAGCCTGCCTACACGGACTTCTATCGCACGATCGTTCAACAGGAGGTGAACGGCGTCGCCCACACAGGTGCGCTCATGGTCGGCGATCGCATGATTGCCGGCATCTTCGGGCTTGTCTGGCGCGGCCGGTTCTATGGACTCATTCAATGCAGCGATTTCGAGAATTATCGGGCGTACTCGCCGGGTAGTCTTCTGCTCGCTGAAGTGATCCGCTGGAGCTGCGAGAACGGGGTATCCCTTTTCGATTTCTCCATCGGCTCGGAATCCTACAAGGGCCGTTGGGCCGACGAGGAGCAGCAGCTCTATCAGCACGGACAAGCCTTCAGCGTCATGGGTAAGCTGGTCGATATGCGCCGCCGTGCGCTGGCCGGTTTCAAGAGCAGAGCACATCCGCAGCTTGTGGAGGCTCTTCGAACCCTGAGGAACAAGACGGGAGCGTCAGCCCAAAGTTGGTGA
- a CDS encoding calcium-binding protein, whose translation MVGVATANEIYGGQGNDVLLGTTYLTFPPVGGTGPFGDPTFGLSGNDYLEGGTGDDVGYGADGDDTIYGGDGNESGTISSFSGQTFVGGLFGGDGNDFIDGGNGNDSLDGGSGNDSLFGGLGNDTAEGGAGNDSLDGGAGADSLSGGLDADFIFGGLDADTLSGGGGDDVLHGSEGNDNLDGGAGRDALHGGGNRDILSGGLGRDLYDGGGGADLFDFNATTETGRSSSSRDQVLDFQRRQDDIDLRTIDANTERSGNNAFHFIGFNAFSHSAGELRLRDSGSHIIVQGDVNGDGRSDFEILVRNVDTLSRNDFLL comes from the coding sequence TTGGTCGGAGTTGCTACGGCCAATGAGATCTACGGTGGCCAAGGCAATGATGTGCTCCTCGGAACAACGTACCTGACTTTTCCCCCGGTAGGAGGAACTGGTCCATTCGGGGATCCTACATTTGGACTGTCAGGGAACGATTATCTTGAAGGTGGCACGGGCGACGATGTTGGCTATGGCGCCGACGGTGACGACACTATCTATGGTGGGGATGGGAACGAGTCAGGAACCATCTCCAGTTTTTCCGGGCAAACCTTTGTTGGAGGTCTCTTCGGCGGCGATGGGAACGATTTCATCGACGGCGGGAACGGAAATGACTCCTTAGACGGTGGGAGCGGCAACGACTCACTTTTCGGCGGATTAGGCAACGACACGGCAGAGGGCGGCGCTGGCAATGACAGCCTGGATGGCGGCGCAGGCGCGGACTCGCTCAGTGGCGGATTGGATGCCGATTTCATCTTCGGTGGGCTTGACGCAGACACTCTGAGCGGCGGCGGCGGGGATGACGTCCTGCATGGCAGCGAGGGCAACGACAATCTCGATGGAGGGGCAGGACGAGATGCTCTGCATGGGGGTGGAAATCGCGACATCCTGAGCGGAGGCTTAGGACGTGACCTCTACGATGGCGGCGGAGGTGCAGATCTATTCGATTTCAATGCAACGACCGAAACTGGCAGATCGTCCTCCTCGCGAGATCAGGTACTCGATTTCCAACGCAGGCAGGACGACATCGACCTTCGTACGATCGATGCGAATACGGAGCGGAGTGGAAACAACGCTTTCCATTTCATCGGTTTTAATGCGTTCTCCCACTCGGCTGGAGAGCTTCGCTTACGTGATAGTGGCAGCCACATTATCGTTCAGGGCGATGTGAACGGTGACGGAAGGAGCGACTTCGAAATCTTGGTGCGAAACGTAGATACGCTCTCTCGCAACGACTTCCTGTTATAG